One Helicobacter pylori NQ4053 genomic region harbors:
- a CDS encoding acyl-CoA thioesterase — protein sequence MPQIQSSHSSHFDFTIDTADRTKLLMSYLVVPTTANFNNVMHGGELLSLLDKVAYVCSTRYCAKGTVTLSVDGVTFKYPIPVGNLLTFLASINYVGNTSCEVGIKVLSEDIKTREITHTNSCYFTMVAVENGKPTPMPKYEPKTEVEIRRYEGALKRKEMRTRGYLKSGKHENI from the coding sequence ATGCCTCAAATACAATCATCGCATTCTAGCCATTTTGATTTTACTATAGACACAGCGGATCGCACTAAATTATTGATGAGCTATTTAGTCGTGCCTACAACCGCTAATTTCAACAATGTCATGCATGGGGGGGAATTATTGAGTTTGTTGGATAAAGTGGCTTATGTGTGTTCGACTCGTTATTGCGCTAAAGGAACGGTCACTTTAAGCGTGGATGGGGTTACTTTTAAATACCCCATTCCTGTAGGGAATTTGCTCACTTTTTTAGCCAGCATCAATTACGTGGGCAACACCTCGTGCGAAGTGGGGATTAAGGTTTTGAGCGAAGATATTAAAACTCGTGAAATCACGCACACCAATTCATGCTATTTCACGATGGTGGCTGTAGAAAATGGCAAACCCACCCCCATGCCTAAATACGAGCCTAAAACAGAGGTTGAAATCCGCCGCTATGAAGGGGCTTTGAAGCGTAAAGAAATGCGCACACGAGGGTATTTAAAAAGCGGCAAACACGAGAATATTTAA
- a CDS encoding type II toxin-antitoxin system antitoxin: MPNTTAEKDYTQYSEKQLFNFLNSIKTKQKRALEKLKEIQAQKQRIKKALQFKALHLTENGYTIEEEREILARAKDTKNHFCFKSIEDFKKHCENL; the protein is encoded by the coding sequence ATGCCTAACACCACCGCAGAAAAAGACTACACCCAATACAGCGAAAAACAGCTTTTTAACTTTTTAAATTCTATCAAGACCAAACAAAAAAGAGCGTTAGAAAAATTGAAGGAAATCCAAGCTCAAAAACAAAGAATCAAAAAAGCGCTCCAATTTAAAGCACTCCATTTAACCGAAAACGGATACACCATAGAAGAAGAGCGAGAAATCTTAGCAAGGGCTAAAGATACAAAGAACCACTTTTGTTTTAAAAGCATAGAGGATTTTAAAAAACATTGTGAAAACTTGTAA
- the babA gene encoding Hop family adhesin BabA has protein sequence MKKHILSLTLGSLLVSTLSAEDDGFYMSAGYQIGEAAQMVSNTKGIQQLSDNYENLSKLLTRYSKLNTFIQLASDPSAINAARENLGASAKNLIGDKTNSPAYQAVLLAINAAVGFWNVLGYVTQCGGNANGQKSTSSTTIFNNEPGYQSTSITCSLNGYTPGYYGPMSIENFKKLNEAYQILQTALKKGLPALKENNGKVDVTYTYTCSGEGNNNCSPEATGANQQNNRTATKTQTIDGKSVTTTISSKVVDSTASGNTLHVSYTKITNKLEGVPDSAQALLAQASTLINTINEACPYFHANNSNEANAPKFSTTTGKICGAFSQEISAIQKMITDAQELVNQTSVINSNEQSAQVGGNNGKPFNPFTDASFAQGMLANASAQAKMLDLSHQVGQAINPENLSGNFKNFVTGFLATCNNPSTAGTSGTQGSAPGTVTTQTFASGCAYVQETITNLTNSIAHFGTQEQQIQQAENIADTLVNFKSRYSELGNTYNSITTALSSIPNAQSLQNAVSKKNNPYSPQGIETNYYLNQNSYNQIQTINQELGRNPFRKVGIVSSQTNNGAMNGIGIQVGYKQFFGQKRKWGARYYGFFDYNHAFIKSSFFNSASDVWTYGFGADALYNFINDKATNFLGKNNKLSVGLFGGIALAGTSWLNSEYVNLATVNNVYNAKLNVANFQFLFNMGVRMNLARSKKKGSDHVAQHGIELGLKIPTINTNYYSFMGAELKYRRLYSVYLNYVFAY, from the coding sequence ATGAAAAAACACATCCTTTCATTAACTTTAGGCTCGCTTTTGGTTTCCACTTTGAGCGCTGAAGACGACGGCTTTTACATGAGTGCGGGCTATCAAATCGGTGAAGCCGCTCAAATGGTGTCAAACACCAAAGGCATCCAACAGCTTTCAGACAACTATGAAAACTTGAGCAAGCTTTTAACCAGATACAGCAAATTAAACACCTTCATCCAATTGGCCTCTGATCCGAGCGCGATCAATGCGGCGCGTGAAAATCTGGGCGCGAGCGCGAAGAATTTGATCGGCGATAAAACCAACTCCCCGGCGTATCAAGCCGTGCTTTTAGCGATCAATGCGGCGGTAGGGTTTTGGAATGTCTTAGGCTATGTGACGCAATGCGGGGGTAACGCCAATGGTCAAAAAAGCACCTCTTCAACCACCATCTTCAACAACGAGCCAGGGTATCAATCCACTTCCATCACCTGTTCTTTGAACGGGTATACGCCTGGATACTACGGTCCTATGAGCATTGAGAATTTCAAAAAACTTAACGAAGCCTACCAAATCCTCCAAACGGCTTTAAAAAAAGGCTTGCCAGCGCTCAAAGAAAACAACGGAAAGGTTGATGTAACCTATACTTACACATGCTCAGGGGAGGGGAATAACAACTGCAGTCCCGAAGCAACAGGAGCGAACCAACAAAATAACAGAACCGCGACTAAAACCCAAACCATAGACGGCAAAAGCGTAACCACCACGATCAGTTCAAAAGTGGTTGATAGCACAGCGAGTGGTAACACATTACATGTCTCCTACACCAAAATCACTAACAAATTAGAGGGTGTGCCTGATAGCGCTCAAGCGCTCTTAGCGCAAGCGAGCACGCTCATCAACACCATCAACGAAGCATGCCCGTATTTCCATGCTAATAATAGTAATGAGGCTAATGCCCCAAAATTCTCTACTACTACTGGGAAAATATGCGGTGCTTTTTCACAAGAGATCAGCGCGATCCAAAAGATGATCACGGACGCGCAAGAGCTTGTCAATCAAACGAGCGTTATTAACAGCAATGAACAATCCGCTCAAGTGGGTGGTAATAATGGCAAGCCTTTCAACCCTTTCACAGACGCTAGCTTTGCGCAAGGCATGCTCGCTAACGCTAGCGCGCAAGCCAAAATGCTTGATTTATCCCATCAAGTGGGGCAAGCCATTAACCCAGAAAATCTTAGCGGGAATTTTAAAAATTTTGTTACAGGCTTTTTAGCCACATGCAACAACCCCTCAACAGCTGGCACTAGTGGCACACAAGGTTCAGCTCCTGGCACAGTTACCACTCAAACTTTCGCTTCCGGTTGCGCGTATGTGCAAGAAACCATAACGAATTTAACCAACAGCATCGCTCATTTTGGCACTCAAGAACAGCAGATACAGCAAGCCGAAAACATCGCTGACACTTTGGTGAATTTCAAATCCAGATACAGCGAATTGGGCAACACCTATAACAGCATCACTACTGCGCTCTCTAGCATCCCTAACGCGCAAAGCTTGCAAAATGCGGTGAGCAAAAAGAATAACCCCTATAGCCCGCAAGGCATAGAAACCAACTACTACTTGAATCAAAATTCTTACAACCAAATCCAAACCATCAACCAAGAGTTAGGGCGTAACCCCTTTAGGAAAGTGGGCATCGTCAGCTCTCAAACCAACAACGGCGCGATGAATGGGATCGGTATTCAAGTGGGCTACAAACAATTTTTTGGCCAAAAAAGAAAGTGGGGCGCAAGATACTACGGCTTTTTTGATTACAACCATGCGTTTATTAAATCCAGCTTTTTCAACTCAGCTTCTGATGTGTGGACTTATGGCTTTGGAGCGGACGCCCTCTATAACTTCATCAACGATAAAGCCACCAATTTCTTAGGCAAAAACAACAAGCTTTCTGTGGGGCTTTTTGGAGGCATTGCGTTAGCCGGCACTTCATGGCTTAATTCTGAGTATGTGAATTTAGCCACCGTGAATAATGTCTATAACGCTAAACTGAATGTGGCGAATTTCCAATTCTTATTCAACATGGGAGTGAGGATGAATTTAGCCAGATCTAAGAAAAAAGGCAGCGATCATGTGGCTCAGCATGGGATTGAGTTAGGGCTTAAAATCCCCACCATTAACACGAACTACTATTCCTTCATGGGGGCCGAACTCAAATACCGCAGACTCTATAGCGTGTATTTGAATTACGTGTTCGCTTACTAA